ttttcctcttcttcagACAGAACGAGTTTGCGGGAAGAAAGTACAGCAGCCATGGAAGGGGGCACATGCACTAGTGTTCTTACATCAAAAACAAAAACTGTGCATTCTTTTTTCCTTCGTGGGTACTGCTATTATTCGCTCTGTTCATCCAACCAAATCAGCAATAGCCAGCAGTAagtcagcagtatttttctctaacaacaaattagcaccagctaccagccacagccaacCAAACAGAGCGAATTATATACAGTTTCAACACATCCTTACACGACACACAAAAAACTTCCTCTGCAATGGTTGGAGGATTCTCCTCAGAGTTGGAAGTGGTCTATAATGTGCTGTATCACGTCGGCGCCGTCGTTCATGAACGCGTACTTCACCTGCCGCGGTAACAAAAGAGGAGGAAATCATGTAATTTTccgaggaaggaaggaaggtaATCAAAGGTGCGAAGCTGGTCACAAACCTGAATGATGCTGTGCGCCGCGAAGCTCGTCATGCTCGAGTGGAAGCTCACATCCACCTTCTCCCACGAGACGCTCCGAAGGCCCGTCACCATTTTCTCTGCACGATGACACGGTCAGGAAACTATTAGTAGACACACGACGCTACAATCCCAACCGATTCAACAAAAACAACGGCTGTGCAGATTTTTCAGACAACCAAGGAAGGGAAAAACAGAACGGCAATTCCCTTGGCCTTGGTCTTTAGGTTCCAGGTCCAATGTTATACAAACTCAATAGTTTCATCAAGCAACATGGTGAGAAACATAGGACCAATACGGCTTTTACAATGAGCAACCAGGATTGCAGCCATCCAGTCAAAGGTTGAATTGAGGTCATGATACTCATGAAACTACTCGCTTTGAAACCGTAGGCCCTGCTTGCTAATTAGTTATGACTAGGGTTCAGGGTCCTAACTTCTACATCCAGAAGTCAATAACACACGAtatatcaaataaaaaataatgatgcAGTGAGAAAACATGGATTGCTGTATCTAAAGCTATGACGAATCTTGTTACTTACCTATGTGAATCAATGGAAGGCTTTCCTAAGGGTCACGAGGGACCGCACAAACAATTTCAATTAACTAACACCATTAAGAACCATGAACTGACGATTCCAGACTTCATTTCCAAGTGTCACACCTACGACACATGCACTACACTTCAACAGAACAGGCAAGCCTCATGGTATGACAAATAGACTTAATCCCTAGTTGGCGAATCATGTTAGGTGCTGCTTCAGTGTGGAACTTCAAAACAGACCAACTACCCTAGGAATTTCGTACCAATGCCCTACCCTTGTTGCTAAATATGCGGAAACTCACGAATCAAGGCATTCCCATACGCAGAGTGCCAACCACCATGTCAAATATCCCAGCAGTTCATATGGTGCTCAGGCCCGGCACATTCACATGTTATGGGGATAGGTTAGCAAAACTATGACAACAGTTTTAGATGCCACGTCATTGTCCCATTGAAAACAAAACTACTGATACATTCCTGGTGTCAAGACAAAAATGGCACACTAATATAAATTTAATAACAGAGTGGTTCTCTGCCTCACTGTTCTCAAGAATACTCTGGTAAGCTTATTTACTCAAATGTATAATAAGGAAAACAACTTTTATAACAAGATCACCTTTTCCATAGCACTGAAGTATCATTTACTCGGAataggaaaaaaatagaaaacaaataTGGTTTCTTGAAATACAGAAACAAAATAGTATTATCCATGCAACTCTATAAACTTACCTTCAAGAATGTCCAAATTACAGTCTGTCATGGAATCTTGGCACTTCTCATCATCAGTTCCTTCTGAGTACTCCTCATGTACAATGTGAGGGTACTTCTCAGATGATGATACCGCCAACTACAGATCAGAGGAAGTAAAAGAAGCCTTTCTGTATGAGAATGGTACTATAAAAAACTACATAGTCCTTCCTAGTTGTTAACAGAAATAGGAAGTCAGTAAGAATACCTCAGGCAGCTCAGTGTTTCTCCTAATAGATGATGTTCGCCAGCCAACAATATCTGATTTCGTGCTTTAAAGAAGACTAGCCAAGAGTATACAACAATAAAACAAACAGTACGAATACCACAAAGAAAATtgtaaatatagcaaataataaGGATACGATCACAGTCAGCATTTGCGTACACCACTCGCCGCTTAAATGCTCGCAAAGCAGATCTATAAAAGGTGCATGTAGAGCATCATTAGTATTGTTATCACAGAATAGGCAAGGAAATATTACTATTGGGACTAGAAATAGAACAAACATGAAAAACAAACCAAAAGCAAGATAAACCTTACATAAAGTAGAGATCGCCATGATCTTCAACCATACGCTGAAGCAGTGGTGGCTGCCCTTCATCATCATCAGTTAGAAAGAGATGTTTACCAGTTCTCCTAAATATCCAATGTACAACTCGGCAAGCAACCTTTTCCATTGCAAGGGATCCAAACAGGAGGGGGACCTAATTTGTATACAAATCTGATGAGATCTCCAGTTACATAATTCAGAAAGATTACTCCAAGCAAGTCAGGTCACAAAAAAAGGTGGCATTTGGGAATCTTTTAGTTTTTAGTGGTTGTAAGCAGAACAGCCAAGAAGCCTGGCAACGATTGTATTGAGTTTTTTCAGTAAATGAAAGgattttgtttttctcttcatTGAATGTCTGGAGGGCTATAGCAACCACTGTATGACCCTTCCCTCTTCAGATGCTCTCATGTCAGTGAAAACAAAAATGTTAGCATCTACGATTTCTACACATATTCTACCTTCTAGTCAGACTCTTGATGTATGGAACATTAAAAGAAACACCCAATTTTGAAAATTGGAATTATAGAGGAAAGCAAATGGTTCTTCAGTTGATTCAAAAGATGGATACAATATCAGCTTTCAGGTATCATCTTCCTGGTAAAACAAATTAGAGTCTAGAGACATGTAGATCATTGAAAAGAGGCAGTCAAAAATTGAACCTGTTTGTTTCCTCGTGAACCAAGGTGAGGCGTTGCTACAGTAATAAAGTTAATTGCTTCCAACCCGCAGATGGTTCCTTTAGTATTTCCATCAGATCCGGCATTTGGGTGTCTGTAAAGTTTTGCGATTGCATATCTTGCGGCTAATCCTCCAACGGAGTGTGCAAGAAAAGAAATTTTGGTGAGTTCTGGCCTCCGACTAATTACATCAAGCACCTGAGTAAGAGAAGAATGCATGTGAGCATCTAGACATGTACTTCTGTGTTCAGACAACAGGGATTGTACAAGCGAATAGTTTGAAGCAGAATAAAATTGTAATAGAAAATTACTATGGAGCAACAGGTAGCTCTACATATTGTTAATTATCAGTGCATTAACTGCCTGTGATATTTACCTCATCTGCTAAGCGTTCCCCCATGACGTCAACTCCATCTAGAGTCAACATTGATgcatttttctcactacctgtaAAATGGCACAAATAAGCCTGCATACCACTAGGTAGATCAACAGACTAACCAATCTCACAGCCTCCATTAAATTACAAATTTAGGAAGGGATCAATTTACATTATTCTATGGTAATTACATAGTAGTACTGAAAGTCTGTAGATGACTCTTCAAAATTGTGAGGATAAATGAGTAGAGGGAGAAGATGTAGAACATAAATACATAACACTAGCTAGTAGTATCTGGTTTTCAGGTACTCTAATGACAAACGTGGTTTCTCAAGTTTCTTAGTTCTTCTGTATAATGAGATGAAGCATTCACAAATATAAGCTCACAGTGGTAAAAATGAGTAACAGTCGACTACGTTTCAAACATATAGCCTTTTTCTTAATAAATGGATCTGCTTTATGAGGAAAATGAGGTTCCAAACTAGGACCGCATCCAGCTGGAACAAAGCTGCATGCTGATCCGaccaacaaacaaaacattaaacCATTCTGGGTGACACTCCCATAAATCTTGGTCACAGTTACTAATGGAACAAAGCTAAAAGAAGTACAACTGGGTCAGGTTCTATTGGTCAAAAAGCTATCCTTTTCATTGGTCAATCAATTGCATTAATTTGAGAATAACTCTAGTGCCAAAAGGTTGACAACATGTCAGCATATTTGTGTCactgtttttgtttcacaaataACATAGGTCGAGCAAGAAGCAAAGCTAGAAACAGTTTA
The Panicum virgatum strain AP13 chromosome 6N, P.virgatum_v5, whole genome shotgun sequence genome window above contains:
- the LOC120679805 gene encoding lipid droplet phospholipase 1-like, translated to MGGADDAAVRAEESVSGGVDVWSDAVSSHAPDHLLVMVHGILGSTADWQYAANEFVKQLPDDVIVHCSEKNASMLTLDGVDVMGERLADEVLDVISRRPELTKISFLAHSVGGLAARYAIAKLYRHPNAGSDGNTKGTICGLEAINFITVATPHLGSRGNKQVPLLFGSLAMEKVACRVVHWIFRRTGKHLFLTDDDEGQPPLLQRMVEDHGDLYFISALRAFKRRVVYANADCDHIVGWRTSSIRRNTELPELAVSSSEKYPHIVHEEYSEGTDDEKCQDSMTDCNLDILEEKMVTGLRSVSWEKVDVSFHSSMTSFAAHSIIQVKYAFMNDGADVIQHIIDHFQL